One genomic window of Acidobacteriota bacterium includes the following:
- a CDS encoding exopolysaccharide biosynthesis protein, producing MTLPPDAASRTLLQSIEQMADASPEAGFSLREIFDQLDESAFGATLFLLALPCCVPFLYLVPQIVAVPMMALAAQMCLGRDEPWLPAGLAARKIDKAGLTAMATGGRKWFGWIEALVRPRLTFITGKRSERVVGLFLVLFCASILLPLPMTNTVPGFGVAIASFGLMQKDGLAVLAGLLIGTIWIGALVFAAVTGASFLAGAALGS from the coding sequence ATGACCTTGCCGCCCGACGCCGCCAGCCGCACGCTCCTGCAATCCATCGAACAGATGGCCGACGCCTCTCCCGAGGCGGGCTTCAGCCTGCGCGAAATCTTCGACCAGCTCGACGAGAGCGCCTTCGGCGCGACGCTGTTCCTGCTGGCGCTGCCCTGCTGCGTGCCTTTCCTGTATCTGGTGCCGCAGATCGTCGCCGTGCCGATGATGGCGCTCGCCGCGCAGATGTGCCTCGGCCGCGACGAGCCCTGGCTGCCCGCGGGCCTCGCCGCGCGCAAGATCGACAAGGCCGGTCTCACGGCGATGGCCACCGGCGGGCGCAAATGGTTCGGCTGGATCGAGGCGCTGGTGCGCCCCCGCCTCACCTTCATCACCGGCAAGCGGTCCGAGCGCGTGGTCGGCCTCTTCCTCGTGCTGTTCTGCGCCTCGATCCTGCTGCCCCTGCCGATGACCAACACCGTGCCCGGCTTCGGCGTCGCCATCGCCTCCTTCGGCTTGATGCAGAAGGACGGCCTCGCGGTCCTCGCCGGCCTGCTGATCGGCACCATATGGATCGGCGCGCTGGTGTTCGCCGCCGTCACCGGCGCCAGCTTTCTCGCGGGCGCCGCGCTCGGCTCGTGA
- a CDS encoding disulfide bond formation protein B — MTALTKMLTGWRWPVAALIASALMLAGAHAFETFGGLLPCPLCLRQREVYWALIAMTLTGLAIWRLVPKRRFLVALNVLIGLVFVVGVVVAFFHAGVEWKIFPPPDGCSGAPVGDPFAIGDLDQPLHVPSCTAAPFYIAGLSMAGWNGVVSLVLAGFSFTAAALTFRSYRTR, encoded by the coding sequence ATGACAGCGTTGACGAAAATGCTCACGGGCTGGCGCTGGCCGGTCGCTGCCCTCATCGCCTCCGCGCTGATGCTGGCCGGCGCGCATGCCTTCGAAACCTTCGGCGGCCTCCTGCCCTGCCCGCTCTGCCTGCGCCAGCGGGAAGTCTACTGGGCTCTCATCGCGATGACGCTGACCGGCCTCGCCATCTGGCGCCTGGTGCCGAAGCGCCGCTTCCTCGTCGCGCTCAACGTGCTGATCGGCCTTGTCTTTGTGGTCGGCGTCGTGGTGGCGTTCTTCCATGCCGGCGTCGAGTGGAAGATCTTCCCGCCGCCGGATGGCTGCAGCGGCGCGCCGGTGGGCGACCCCTTTGCCATCGGCGATCTCGACCAGCCGCTGCACGTGCCGTCGTGCACCGCCGCGCCCTTCTACATCGCCGGTCTGTCGATGGCCGGCTGGAACGGGGTTGTCTCGCTGGTCCTCGCCGGCTTCAGCTTCACCGCCGCCGCGCTGACCTTCCGGTCCTACCGCACCAGGTAG
- a CDS encoding DUF3429 domain-containing protein, whose protein sequence is MRVFGIPGVPLALTLAGLIPFGAGAGVMWYARGDDPVLQAQAALSLLVYAGVILSFLGGVRWGAEINANGSGIPRTRLMVLSVLGALAGWGLVLWGVLGSLGWQVFAAAAAAHVLHGVWDADGAGLANWFRRLRIFAAAGAVISLGAAAAVYLVR, encoded by the coding sequence ATGAGAGTGTTCGGAATTCCGGGCGTTCCGCTGGCACTGACGCTGGCCGGGCTGATCCCGTTCGGCGCGGGCGCGGGGGTGATGTGGTATGCGCGGGGCGATGATCCCGTGCTGCAGGCGCAGGCGGCGCTCAGCCTGCTGGTCTATGCCGGTGTGATCCTGTCCTTCCTCGGCGGGGTGCGCTGGGGCGCCGAGATCAATGCCAACGGGTCCGGCATTCCGCGCACGCGGCTGATGGTGCTGTCGGTGCTGGGCGCGCTGGCCGGCTGGGGCCTTGTGCTGTGGGGCGTGCTCGGATCGCTCGGCTGGCAGGTGTTTGCGGCGGCCGCGGCGGCGCACGTGCTGCACGGCGTGTGGGACGCCGACGGGGCGGGCCTGGCCAACTGGTTCCGGCGGCTGCGCATCTTCGCGGCGGCGGGCGCGGTGATTTCCCTCGGCGCGGCGGCGGCCGTCTACCTGGTGCGGTAG
- a CDS encoding acyl-CoA dehydrogenase family protein encodes MHLKFAPETETFRAHVRSWFETEFPKDIIAKYKAGIPLTTADVRKSEMALGDKGWLATAWPKEYGGPGWGLEEQYVFDEELERAGVPTVTPMGVIYVGPVIYTFGSEAQKQQWLPGIRDGSVGWAQGYSEPGAGSDLASLEFSAVLKDGIYTLNGHKIWTSAAQHADWIFLLARTSRGEKKQEGISFICCPLDAPGVTVKPIISIDGAHALNEVLFDNVTVPEANRIGEEGKGWTYSQYLLGFERTSYARIGGKRAMLRHARALASAMPEGANERLIDDAGFASRVAQAEIAVDGLEMTVFRILSAQVSGGSVGDASSTVKILATETHQAITQLLLEAAGQFVGHRAPSAGTGPRDVASYFGGRAQSIYGGTNEIQKNIIARKVLGL; translated from the coding sequence ATGCACCTGAAATTTGCCCCCGAAACGGAGACGTTCCGCGCGCATGTGCGCAGCTGGTTCGAGACCGAATTTCCGAAGGACATCATCGCCAAGTACAAGGCGGGCATTCCGCTGACGACGGCGGATGTGCGCAAGTCAGAGATGGCGCTGGGCGACAAGGGCTGGCTGGCGACAGCCTGGCCGAAGGAATACGGCGGGCCCGGCTGGGGTCTTGAGGAACAGTACGTCTTCGATGAGGAGCTCGAGCGCGCCGGCGTGCCGACCGTGACGCCGATGGGGGTGATCTATGTCGGCCCGGTGATCTACACGTTCGGCAGCGAAGCGCAGAAGCAGCAATGGTTGCCGGGCATTCGCGACGGGTCGGTCGGCTGGGCGCAGGGCTATTCGGAGCCGGGCGCGGGATCGGACCTCGCGAGCCTCGAATTCTCTGCCGTGCTGAAGGACGGCATCTATACGCTGAACGGTCACAAGATCTGGACCTCGGCGGCGCAGCATGCCGACTGGATCTTCCTGCTGGCGCGCACCAGCCGGGGCGAGAAGAAACAAGAAGGCATCAGCTTCATCTGCTGCCCGCTCGACGCGCCGGGCGTCACCGTCAAGCCGATCATCTCGATCGACGGGGCGCATGCGCTGAACGAAGTGCTGTTCGACAATGTCACCGTGCCCGAGGCAAACCGCATCGGCGAGGAAGGCAAGGGCTGGACCTATTCGCAATACCTGCTTGGCTTCGAGCGCACGTCGTATGCGCGCATCGGCGGCAAGCGGGCGATGCTGCGCCATGCAAGGGCGCTCGCCTCGGCGATGCCGGAAGGGGCGAACGAGCGGCTGATCGATGATGCCGGGTTTGCGTCGCGGGTCGCGCAGGCGGAGATCGCGGTGGACGGGCTGGAGATGACGGTGTTCCGGATCCTTTCGGCGCAGGTGTCCGGCGGCTCGGTGGGGGATGCGTCGTCGACCGTGAAGATCCTCGCCACCGAAACGCACCAGGCGATCACGCAACTGTTGCTTGAGGCAGCTGGTCAATTTGTGGGACACCGTGCCCCATCAGCAGGCACTGGACCGCGCGATGTGGCGAGTTATTTCGGTGGGCGTGCCCAGTCGATTTACGGCGGCACGAATGAAATCCAGAAGAACATCATCGCACGCAAGGTGCTGGGGCTTTAA
- a CDS encoding DUF885 domain-containing protein — translation MIRSAVSALALVFVLGACAPKPAAEPAMSAEALAEQSTKLNAWFDEKYEEQLQFSPIQLTFLGRKDKNDEIDCFTFACADEQLAWLKGATDELKANFDYDTLSPTDQDSVDLWNYQYQRAADSVAYRRNGFIFDQMNGVQSFAPTFLIQFHAVDDEADAKALVKRYTGTAAALQDALVITKENAEAGVHAPKFAYEAVIDQSKKIVTGAPFTAGPDSAIWADFKADTAKLVADGKMTQEAADALTVEAEAALKGPFLTFYNDLIAFCTADMANSPDPKGPQGANLQPNGAAYYDFMLAGMTTTSMTADEIHQLGLSEVERLHGEMEAIKNQVGFEGTLQEFFKSIRDAKDDERHYYPNTDEGREAYIADATAAINNIKTKLPEYFGILPKADLVVKRVEAFREQPGAAQHYFPGTPDGSRPGIYYAHLSDMTMMPKGELEVIAYHEGIPGHHMQISIAQELTSVPKFRTQAGFTAYSEGWGLYAEWLAKEMPGTYQDPYSDFGRLGSEIWRAIRLVVDTGLHSKGWTEEQAVQYFLDNSAITEGQARSEVQRYIVTPGQATAYKIGMIRIQQLRAKAEAELGDKFDIRAFHDTVLGGGALPLDVLSRKVDQWIATVKAS, via the coding sequence ATGATCCGTTCCGCCGTTTCGGCCCTCGCCCTCGTTTTCGTTCTCGGCGCCTGTGCGCCGAAGCCCGCCGCTGAGCCGGCGATGTCGGCTGAAGCCCTTGCCGAGCAGAGCACCAAGCTGAATGCCTGGTTCGACGAGAAGTATGAGGAGCAGCTGCAGTTCAGCCCGATCCAGCTGACTTTCCTTGGCCGCAAGGACAAGAATGACGAGATCGACTGTTTCACCTTCGCCTGCGCCGATGAGCAGCTGGCCTGGCTGAAAGGCGCGACCGACGAGCTGAAGGCGAACTTCGACTACGACACGCTGTCCCCGACCGACCAGGATTCGGTCGACCTCTGGAACTACCAGTACCAGCGCGCCGCAGACAGCGTTGCCTATCGCCGCAACGGTTTCATCTTCGACCAGATGAACGGCGTGCAGAGCTTCGCGCCGACTTTCCTGATCCAGTTCCATGCAGTCGATGACGAGGCCGACGCCAAGGCGCTGGTGAAGCGCTACACCGGCACGGCCGCCGCGCTGCAGGACGCGCTGGTGATCACCAAGGAGAACGCCGAGGCCGGCGTCCATGCGCCGAAGTTCGCGTACGAAGCCGTGATCGACCAGTCGAAGAAGATCGTCACCGGCGCGCCGTTCACGGCAGGCCCGGATTCGGCCATCTGGGCAGACTTCAAGGCCGACACCGCCAAGCTGGTCGCCGACGGCAAGATGACCCAGGAAGCAGCCGACGCGCTGACGGTTGAAGCCGAGGCGGCCCTGAAGGGTCCGTTCCTGACCTTCTACAACGACCTGATAGCCTTCTGCACGGCTGACATGGCCAACTCGCCGGACCCGAAAGGTCCGCAGGGCGCCAACCTGCAGCCGAACGGCGCGGCCTATTACGACTTCATGCTGGCCGGCATGACGACGACCTCGATGACGGCGGACGAGATCCACCAGCTCGGCCTGTCGGAAGTCGAGCGCCTGCACGGCGAGATGGAAGCGATCAAGAACCAGGTCGGTTTCGAAGGCACGCTGCAGGAATTCTTCAAGAGCATCCGCGATGCGAAGGATGACGAGCGTCACTATTATCCGAACACGGATGAAGGCCGCGAGGCTTATATCGCGGACGCCACCGCCGCCATCAACAACATCAAGACCAAGCTGCCGGAATATTTCGGCATCCTGCCGAAGGCTGACCTTGTCGTGAAGCGCGTCGAAGCCTTCCGCGAACAGCCGGGCGCGGCCCAGCACTACTTCCCGGGCACGCCGGACGGCTCGCGCCCGGGCATCTACTATGCCCACCTGTCGGACATGACCATGATGCCGAAGGGCGAGCTGGAAGTGATCGCGTATCACGAAGGCATTCCGGGCCACCACATGCAGATTTCGATCGCGCAGGAACTGACGAGCGTTCCGAAGTTCCGTACGCAGGCCGGCTTCACCGCCTATTCGGAAGGCTGGGGCCTCTACGCTGAATGGCTGGCGAAAGAGATGCCGGGCACCTACCAGGATCCGTACTCGGACTTTGGCCGCCTCGGCTCTGAAATCTGGCGCGCGATCCGTCTCGTCGTCGACACCGGCCTGCACTCGAAAGGCTGGACGGAAGAGCAGGCGGTCCAGTACTTCCTCGACAACTCGGCCATCACCGAAGGCCAGGCCCGTTCGGAAGTGCAGCGCTATATCGTGACGCCGGGCCAGGCGACGGCCTACAAGATCGGCATGATCCGCATCCAGCAGCTGCGTGCGAAAGCCGAGGCCGAACTTGGCGACAAGTTCGACATCCGCGCCTTCCACGACACGGTGCTCGGTGGCGGCGCGCTGCCGCTCGATGTACTCAGCCGCAAGGTTGACCAGTGGATCGCGACGGTGAAAGCCTCGTAG
- the hemC gene encoding hydroxymethylbilane synthase gives MSATRSSSSSRSFRLGTRGSPLALAQAHQIAGSLKAASGGDIEAEIVTFTTTGDQLTTERLINSGGKGLFTRELDDSLSRGDIDFAVHSLKDVPSVLPAGQVFVAFPEREDPRDAFVSRKWGSLQELPQGARLGTASLRRESQALALRPDLNIVTFRGNVQTRLRKLDEGLADATFLAMAGLNRLGHADIAKPIPITDMLPAAAQGIIGVVTREDADADLRAALARLNVAASEASATAERAFLALLDGSCRTPIAAHLSATGEGWHLAGEVLSPDGKRRWRAEGRRPKTSNLDVLAALGREVASEILESAQGQLPAFENGK, from the coding sequence ATGTCTGCGACCCGATCCTCCTCCTCGTCCCGCTCCTTCCGCCTCGGTACGCGGGGCTCTCCGCTGGCCCTCGCCCAGGCCCACCAGATCGCCGGCAGCCTGAAGGCGGCGAGCGGCGGCGACATCGAGGCGGAGATCGTCACCTTCACCACGACGGGCGACCAGCTGACCACCGAACGGCTGATCAATTCCGGCGGCAAGGGCCTGTTCACCCGCGAACTCGACGACTCGCTGTCGCGCGGCGACATCGACTTTGCCGTCCACAGCCTCAAGGATGTGCCGTCCGTACTGCCGGCCGGGCAGGTCTTCGTCGCGTTCCCGGAACGCGAGGATCCGCGCGACGCCTTTGTCTCGCGCAAGTGGGGCTCGCTGCAGGAGCTTCCCCAAGGCGCCCGGCTCGGCACCGCGTCCCTGCGCCGCGAATCGCAGGCCCTCGCCCTCAGGCCGGACCTCAACATCGTCACCTTCCGCGGCAATGTGCAGACCCGCCTGCGCAAGCTCGACGAGGGCCTGGCCGATGCCACCTTCCTCGCCATGGCCGGTCTCAACCGGCTCGGCCATGCCGATATCGCCAAGCCGATCCCGATCACCGACATGCTGCCCGCCGCCGCACAGGGCATCATCGGCGTGGTGACGCGCGAGGACGCGGATGCGGACCTGCGCGCTGCGCTCGCGCGCCTGAATGTTGCGGCCAGCGAAGCCTCGGCCACCGCCGAGCGCGCCTTCCTCGCCTTGCTCGACGGCAGCTGCCGCACACCGATCGCGGCGCACCTCTCTGCGACCGGCGAAGGCTGGCACCTCGCCGGCGAAGTGCTCAGCCCGGATGGCAAGCGCCGCTGGCGCGCCGAAGGCCGCCGGCCCAAGACCTCGAACCTCGACGTGCTGGCTGCGCTTGGCCGCGAGGTCGCCTCGGAAATCCTCGAGTCCGCGCAGGGCCAGCTGCCGGCGTTCGAGAACGGCAAGTGA
- a CDS encoding uroporphyrinogen-III synthase: MSINVIVTRAEPGAAETAGRITEFDLTPIVSPMLRVVETGFDPAEADGVQHLVFTSANGVSAIRSSGLPRTLRAWCVGPSTAAAARAAGFTDVVEGDGNADDLAARILAAKPDGRLLHIANADAAGNLVAVLRAGGYDARFAAPYRTEAVPSLSAQALAVLEAGPALILLHSAKAAAALAASGADIRETRLVAISRAAAEPLAGRARLGCSYALKPNEDYLMLAMLEAGLSIPR, encoded by the coding sequence GTGAGCATCAACGTCATCGTCACCCGCGCCGAGCCCGGCGCGGCCGAGACGGCAGGGCGGATCACCGAGTTTGACCTGACCCCCATTGTCTCGCCGATGCTCCGGGTTGTTGAAACCGGCTTTGATCCCGCCGAGGCCGACGGCGTGCAGCACCTCGTGTTCACCAGTGCCAATGGTGTCAGCGCCATTCGGTCATCAGGATTGCCGAGAACCCTGCGCGCCTGGTGCGTCGGCCCCTCCACCGCCGCGGCGGCGCGGGCGGCAGGTTTCACGGATGTTGTCGAAGGCGACGGCAACGCGGACGATCTCGCCGCGCGCATCCTCGCCGCAAAGCCGGATGGCCGCCTCCTCCACATCGCAAATGCCGATGCTGCGGGAAATCTTGTCGCCGTCCTGCGCGCCGGCGGATATGACGCCCGCTTCGCGGCGCCTTACCGCACCGAAGCCGTACCCAGCCTCAGCGCGCAAGCCCTCGCCGTCCTCGAAGCCGGGCCGGCGCTGATCCTGCTTCATTCGGCCAAGGCCGCTGCCGCCCTCGCCGCGTCCGGCGCTGATATCCGCGAGACCCGGCTTGTCGCCATATCCCGCGCCGCCGCCGAGCCACTGGCCGGCAGGGCCCGTTTAGGCTGCTCGTACGCGCTCAAGCCCAATGAAGACTACCTGATGCTCGCCATGCTGGAGGCGGGTCTCTCGATTCCGCGCTAG
- a CDS encoding heme biosynthesis protein HemY, which produces MSRFFLFIIVIVLVMVGAALSWLAFSLPGEVTFPVGQEIVAVKSGVAAIALVLFGGLIALVWWLATGLLVLPGRISKARRLSRTRKANAALAEGLLAAEGGDAKAALKLARRAMRHAEDERLKLLLEARAAEANEDWAGAERAWGLLTRLPGGQLAGLRGSATAASERGDQLTAETRAREALALKSDADWPFNSLFDLQVSKGDWDKALETLVQGEKRAEVEPLNAKRRRAVLHTAKAVSLPHTEKVAAQKALAEAIRSAPDFPPAAYHGARFLMTDGKAKAAQGVLELGWKARPHPALAQLSRRLIPQDTRQNISARLKGLADCNPGHRESRIVMAEIAMDNADWVGAIRILALLVEENPTARLCLLMERALKGYGDPVEAQRWGRMAASASREADWSDIDPKGNAFDFDRAAWGRMVYAFGDVGDLVHPRYETYGRELEAGRVLALPMSEDGPLAPPKAPQGPLTQPLDYAPDED; this is translated from the coding sequence ATGAGCCGGTTTTTCCTGTTCATCATCGTCATCGTCCTCGTCATGGTCGGCGCGGCGCTGTCCTGGCTGGCCTTCAGCCTGCCGGGCGAAGTGACCTTCCCGGTCGGCCAGGAAATCGTCGCCGTCAAATCCGGTGTCGCCGCGATTGCCCTCGTCCTGTTCGGCGGCCTGATCGCGCTGGTCTGGTGGCTTGCCACCGGCCTGCTCGTCCTTCCCGGCCGCATCTCGAAAGCCCGCCGCCTGTCGCGCACCCGCAAGGCCAATGCCGCGCTCGCCGAAGGCCTCCTCGCCGCTGAAGGCGGCGATGCGAAGGCCGCCCTCAAGCTGGCCCGCCGCGCCATGCGCCATGCCGAAGACGAGCGGCTGAAACTGCTGCTCGAAGCGCGCGCCGCCGAAGCGAACGAAGACTGGGCCGGCGCCGAACGGGCGTGGGGCCTCTTGACCCGCCTGCCCGGCGGCCAGCTTGCGGGCCTGCGCGGTTCGGCCACCGCCGCCTCCGAACGCGGCGACCAGCTGACGGCTGAAACCCGCGCCCGCGAAGCCCTCGCCCTCAAGTCCGACGCCGACTGGCCGTTCAATTCCCTCTTCGACCTGCAGGTCTCGAAAGGCGATTGGGACAAGGCGCTCGAAACCCTGGTACAGGGCGAAAAGCGCGCCGAAGTCGAACCTCTCAACGCCAAGCGCCGCCGCGCCGTGCTGCACACCGCCAAGGCGGTCAGCCTTCCGCATACGGAGAAGGTTGCGGCCCAGAAGGCGCTCGCCGAAGCGATCCGCTCCGCGCCCGATTTCCCCCCGGCCGCCTATCACGGCGCCCGCTTCCTGATGACCGATGGCAAGGCGAAAGCCGCGCAGGGCGTGCTCGAACTCGGCTGGAAGGCGCGGCCGCATCCCGCGCTCGCCCAGCTGTCGCGCCGCCTCATTCCGCAGGACACGCGGCAGAACATTTCCGCCCGCCTGAAGGGCCTTGCCGACTGCAATCCGGGCCACCGCGAAAGCCGCATCGTGATGGCGGAGATCGCGATGGACAATGCCGACTGGGTCGGCGCCATCCGCATCCTCGCCCTCCTCGTCGAGGAAAACCCGACCGCCCGTCTCTGCCTCCTGATGGAGCGCGCGCTGAAAGGCTATGGCGACCCGGTCGAGGCTCAGCGCTGGGGCCGCATGGCCGCCTCCGCCTCCCGCGAGGCCGACTGGTCGGACATCGACCCGAAGGGCAATGCCTTCGACTTCGACCGCGCGGCCTGGGGCCGGATGGTCTACGCCTTCGGCGATGTCGGCGATCTCGTCCACCCGCGCTACGAAACCTATGGCCGCGAGCTGGAGGCGGGCCGCGTGCTGGCCCTGCCGATGTCCGAAGATGGCCCGCTCGCCCCGCCGAAAGCGCCGCAAGGACCGCTGACCCAGCCCCTCGACTACGCCCCGGACGAGGATTGA
- a CDS encoding SDR family NAD(P)-dependent oxidoreductase has product MGSVTVAVVFGSSGGIGRALVERLLARGQHGRVFAVSRSGAPAEGAEARRADFTQDAQLADLAAEIGAAGPVSLCIVASGFLSGKGVQPEKTFRAQDLEAFRRVFEANTFGPALIAKHMLALMPKAERSVFAALSARVGSISDNRLGGWHAYRASKAALNMLIRNYAIEQARRAPHCICVGLHPGTVDTALSAPFQTNVPEERLLTAVQSAGHLLDVIDRLTPDASGKCFDWAGKEIPA; this is encoded by the coding sequence TTGGGCAGCGTGACGGTTGCTGTTGTATTCGGAAGTTCGGGCGGGATTGGCCGCGCGCTGGTTGAGCGCCTGCTGGCGCGGGGGCAGCATGGCCGCGTGTTCGCCGTATCGCGTTCGGGCGCGCCGGCCGAAGGCGCCGAAGCGCGGCGGGCCGATTTCACGCAGGACGCGCAGCTTGCCGACCTAGCGGCAGAGATTGGCGCGGCGGGGCCGGTTTCACTTTGCATCGTTGCGAGCGGGTTCCTTTCCGGGAAGGGCGTGCAGCCGGAGAAGACTTTCCGGGCGCAGGACCTCGAGGCGTTCCGGCGCGTGTTCGAGGCCAACACCTTCGGCCCGGCCCTGATTGCCAAGCACATGCTGGCGCTGATGCCGAAGGCGGAGCGCAGCGTGTTTGCCGCCTTGTCGGCGCGGGTCGGCTCGATCTCCGACAACCGGCTGGGCGGCTGGCATGCCTACCGCGCGTCGAAAGCGGCGCTGAACATGCTGATCCGCAACTATGCGATCGAACAGGCGCGGCGGGCGCCGCATTGCATCTGCGTGGGCCTTCATCCGGGTACGGTGGATACCGCCCTCTCGGCGCCGTTCCAGACCAACGTGCCCGAGGAGCGCCTGCTCACAGCCGTGCAATCGGCCGGGCACCTTCTGGACGTGATCGACCGGCTCACTCCGGACGCATCGGGCAAGTGTTTCGACTGGGCCGGCAAGGAGATTCCCGCCTAA
- a CDS encoding PhzF family phenazine biosynthesis protein, whose protein sequence is MPALPFFQVDAFASKSLEGNQACVMPLDAFLPDETLLAIAAENNVAETAFIVPATEGIWKLRWFTPAVEVPLCGHATLAAAHVLFNHAGYEGSGVAFDTVKSGRLFVKRLVDDRLEMDFPSAPIKPVPVTDDIAAALGARPVEAWGGMFYAARFETPEEVKALAPDHRALKTLGAAGGGWDRGNFGCFALGGDGAGATSRFFAPGSGIDEDPATGSWHTMLARVLAENFGAPAARCYQAYPGRGAWIDVRLDGDRCKLTGKAVTVIEGQFRL, encoded by the coding sequence ATGCCCGCGCTACCCTTCTTCCAGGTCGATGCCTTTGCCTCGAAATCCCTCGAGGGAAACCAGGCCTGCGTCATGCCGCTCGATGCCTTCCTGCCGGACGAGACGCTGCTCGCAATCGCCGCCGAGAACAACGTCGCCGAGACAGCCTTCATCGTGCCCGCGACCGAAGGCATCTGGAAGCTGCGCTGGTTCACGCCCGCCGTCGAAGTGCCGCTCTGCGGCCATGCCACGCTCGCCGCCGCCCATGTGCTCTTCAACCATGCCGGCTATGAAGGCTCCGGCGTCGCCTTCGACACGGTGAAGTCCGGCCGCCTTTTCGTGAAGCGTCTCGTTGATGACCGGCTCGAGATGGATTTTCCCTCCGCGCCGATCAAGCCTGTTCCGGTTACGGACGATATTGCCGCCGCTCTCGGCGCCCGCCCGGTCGAAGCCTGGGGCGGCATGTTCTATGCCGCGCGGTTCGAGACGCCGGAAGAAGTGAAGGCCCTCGCGCCCGATCACCGCGCGCTGAAGACGCTCGGCGCCGCCGGCGGCGGCTGGGACCGCGGCAATTTCGGCTGCTTCGCCCTCGGCGGCGACGGGGCAGGGGCCACCTCGCGCTTCTTCGCGCCGGGCTCGGGCATTGACGAGGATCCCGCCACCGGCAGCTGGCACACGATGCTGGCCCGCGTGCTCGCCGAAAACTTCGGTGCCCCCGCCGCCCGCTGCTATCAGGCCTATCCAGGCCGCGGCGCCTGGATCGATGTGCGCCTCGACGGCGACCGCTGCAAGCTGACGGGAAAGGCCGTCACGGTCATCGAAGGCCAGTTCCGGCTTTAG